From Verrucomicrobia bacterium S94, the proteins below share one genomic window:
- the fucP gene encoding L-fucose:H+ symporter permease gives MSKDAQKSPVVPKALLGSFILVTTLFALWGFANDITNPLVAAFKAIFTDLKNWQSSTIQFAFYGGYATMAIPAALFIQKFSYKAGILVGLALYATGALLFIPAANTMQFFWFPVSLYILTFGLAFLETTANPFILSMGPEETATQRLNLAQAFNPIGSLMGMVVASKLVLAKLSTEQFRTDWKMAHPDWETMGVDEFNAKIGAAYDAFKAAEPDVYAANQIADVAVIRNPYAILGIVVLVMFIIFAIKKMPVDSHKDAKIHPLESAKRLFKNRCWWEGVIAQTFYVAAQITCWTFIIQYAMENVSGMTMSKAQNYNIAAMGLFLVSRFICTFLLKFLTPSKLLMQLAGLAAVLMLCTIFLQNYIGLLCLVAISGCMSLMFPTIYGIALDGTGEDAKIGSAGLVFAIVGGALMPLAMGFVMDGDGLGPLNAVSLAFFMPFICFVVIAVFGYRTFAIHHKEKA, from the coding sequence ATGAGTAAGGATGCGCAGAAAAGTCCCGTGGTGCCGAAAGCATTGCTGGGATCGTTTATTCTGGTGACCACACTGTTTGCGCTGTGGGGGTTTGCCAATGATATTACCAATCCGCTGGTTGCGGCCTTTAAAGCCATTTTCACAGATCTCAAGAACTGGCAGAGCAGTACCATTCAGTTTGCCTTCTACGGAGGCTATGCCACGATGGCTATTCCTGCGGCACTTTTTATTCAGAAATTTTCCTATAAAGCGGGCATTCTGGTGGGACTGGCTCTATACGCCACCGGTGCTTTGCTGTTTATCCCGGCGGCCAATACCATGCAGTTTTTCTGGTTCCCGGTTTCACTGTATATTCTGACCTTCGGCCTTGCGTTTCTTGAGACCACAGCCAATCCGTTTATTCTTTCCATGGGGCCGGAAGAGACGGCCACACAGCGTCTGAATCTTGCTCAGGCTTTCAATCCGATCGGATCGCTGATGGGGATGGTTGTGGCTTCCAAACTGGTCCTGGCAAAACTTTCCACAGAGCAGTTCCGGACAGACTGGAAAATGGCTCATCCGGACTGGGAAACCATGGGGGTTGACGAATTTAATGCGAAAATCGGCGCGGCTTATGACGCCTTTAAAGCTGCGGAACCGGATGTATATGCGGCCAATCAGATTGCCGACGTTGCAGTCATTCGTAATCCGTATGCCATTCTCGGCATCGTTGTTCTGGTCATGTTTATCATCTTTGCCATCAAAAAAATGCCGGTTGATTCGCATAAAGATGCAAAAATCCATCCTTTGGAAAGTGCGAAACGGCTGTTCAAAAATCGTTGCTGGTGGGAGGGTGTTATTGCTCAGACCTTCTATGTTGCCGCTCAGATCACCTGCTGGACGTTCATTATTCAGTATGCCATGGAAAATGTATCGGGGATGACCATGTCGAAGGCACAGAACTATAACATCGCTGCAATGGGACTTTTCCTGGTCAGCCGTTTTATCTGCACATTCCTGCTTAAGTTCCTGACGCCCAGCAAGCTGCTGATGCAGCTGGCGGGTTTGGCGGCAGTGCTGATGCTTTGTACGATCTTTTTACAGAACTACATCGGGTTGCTCTGTCTGGTAGCCATTTCCGGCTGTATGTCGCTTATGTTTCCGACCATTTACGGTATTGCCCTCGATGGAACCGGCGAAGATGCCAAAATCGGTTCCGCCGGTCTCGTATTCGCCATTGTCGGCGGTGCACTGATGCCGCTGGCGATGGGATTCGTGATGGATGGCGATGGGCTCGGGCCGCTCAATGCGGTAAGTCTGGCCTTTTTCATGCCGTTCATCTGTTTTGTCGTTATTGCCGTTTTCGGCTACCGCACGTTTGCGATTCATCATAAAGAAAAAGCATAA
- the tkt gene encoding transketolase: protein MDLKLVANTIRGLAMDGVQAAKSGHPGMPMGMADVAAVLWAKYLKHNPVNPQWPDRDRFILSAGHGSMLHYSLLHLAGYDLPIEELKNFRQFGSKTAGHPEYGHTVGVETTTGPLGQGVTNGVGMAIAEKMLEARFNTDNRTIVDHYTYVIASEGEFEEGVSHEAFSLAGNHGLGKLIVFYDQNFISIEGDTHITYTDDVTKRMEAYNWQVLEVDGHNHEEISAAIEAAQAETEKPSVIICNTKIGFGSPNKEGGHECHGAPLGDEEILLTKKNLGMPEDKFYVPAEVYEGFKAVAQKNAETEALWNASFALFAQQNPEKALEWDIGQKGELPDLQDVLPEFEKGTSLATRSASGKTINAIAEKLPFLVGGSADLAPSNNTYMADMGDIGKNAFEGRNFHFGVRELAMGAIMNGVQLHGGFRIFGGTFLVFADYVRPAARLAALMGLPVIYVFTHDSFCVGEDGPTHQPIETCASLRMIPNMTVIRPADPTETAAAWVAALENKSGPTALLLTRQNLPVIDRDEYPAADNLKKGAYTLWQNGDGEPDLLMIATGSEVEITLEAAEKLGGEGVHVRVVNMPSWELFEQQDAEYKKTVIPEACSKRIVVEAGTSFGWERYVGMSGVKITKDDFGASGPFKVLQKAFGFTAENVYEKAKALLG from the coding sequence ATGGATCTAAAACTTGTAGCAAATACGATTCGTGGATTGGCGATGGACGGTGTTCAGGCCGCCAAATCCGGACATCCGGGGATGCCGATGGGAATGGCCGATGTGGCGGCGGTTCTCTGGGCAAAGTATCTGAAGCACAATCCGGTGAATCCGCAGTGGCCGGACCGCGACCGGTTTATCCTCTCCGCCGGACATGGTTCGATGCTCCATTATTCGCTCCTGCATCTGGCCGGTTATGACCTGCCGATTGAAGAGCTGAAGAATTTCCGTCAGTTCGGTTCCAAAACGGCCGGTCACCCGGAGTACGGTCATACGGTCGGGGTGGAAACCACCACGGGTCCGCTGGGACAGGGCGTGACCAACGGGGTGGGTATGGCGATTGCGGAAAAAATGCTTGAAGCCCGTTTTAATACCGATAACCGCACGATTGTTGATCACTATACCTATGTTATTGCATCCGAAGGTGAGTTCGAAGAGGGCGTATCGCATGAGGCGTTTTCGCTGGCCGGTAATCACGGGCTTGGAAAGCTGATCGTTTTTTACGATCAGAATTTCATTTCGATTGAGGGCGATACGCATATCACGTATACGGATGATGTGACCAAACGCATGGAGGCCTATAACTGGCAGGTGCTGGAGGTCGACGGTCATAATCATGAGGAAATTTCCGCCGCCATCGAGGCCGCGCAGGCGGAAACGGAAAAACCGTCCGTAATTATCTGCAATACCAAAATCGGATTCGGTTCCCCGAATAAAGAGGGCGGTCATGAATGCCATGGCGCTCCGCTGGGGGACGAGGAGATTCTGCTCACGAAGAAAAACCTCGGCATGCCGGAAGATAAATTCTACGTGCCGGCCGAGGTGTATGAAGGGTTTAAAGCGGTCGCGCAGAAAAATGCGGAAACGGAAGCACTCTGGAATGCTTCTTTTGCGTTGTTTGCTCAACAGAATCCGGAAAAGGCATTGGAGTGGGATATCGGGCAGAAAGGTGAACTGCCTGATCTGCAGGATGTGCTGCCGGAGTTTGAAAAAGGCACTTCGCTGGCGACTCGTTCCGCTTCCGGAAAAACGATCAATGCGATCGCAGAGAAACTGCCGTTTCTGGTGGGCGGTTCGGCCGACCTTGCACCTTCGAACAATACGTATATGGCTGATATGGGCGATATCGGAAAAAATGCGTTTGAAGGGCGTAACTTCCACTTCGGTGTTCGTGAACTGGCGATGGGCGCCATTATGAACGGGGTGCAGCTGCACGGCGGTTTCCGTATTTTCGGCGGAACGTTTCTGGTGTTTGCCGATTATGTGCGCCCGGCGGCTCGACTGGCGGCACTGATGGGGCTGCCGGTGATTTATGTCTTTACGCATGACAGTTTCTGTGTGGGTGAAGACGGACCGACACATCAGCCGATTGAAACCTGTGCGAGTCTGCGCATGATTCCGAATATGACCGTAATCCGTCCGGCGGATCCGACTGAAACGGCGGCGGCCTGGGTGGCGGCGCTGGAGAATAAGTCGGGCCCGACCGCGCTGCTGCTGACGCGCCAGAACCTGCCGGTGATTGATCGCGATGAATATCCGGCGGCCGATAACCTGAAGAAGGGGGCCTACACGCTCTGGCAGAACGGGGATGGTGAACCGGATCTGCTGATGATTGCCACCGGGTCCGAGGTGGAGATTACGTTGGAAGCAGCTGAAAAACTGGGCGGAGAAGGAGTCCATGTTCGTGTCGTGAATATGCCTTCCTGGGAGCTGTTTGAACAGCAGGACGCCGAGTATAAAAAAACTGTTATTCCGGAAGCCTGCAGCAAACGTATTGTGGTTGAGGCGGGAACTTCATTCGGCTGGGAACGCTATGTTGGCATGAGTGGGGTTAAGATAACCAAAGATGACTTCGGTGCATCGGGACCGTTTAAGGTGCTCCAGAAAGCGTTTGGTTTTACCGCTGAAAATGTCTACGAGAAAGCCAAAGCTCTGTTGGGCTGA
- a CDS encoding D-tagatose-bisphosphate aldolase, class II, non-catalytic subunit encodes MNAVEKYVQILADNRAGKGTGIYSVCSAQATVLEASMLQAKKDESILLIESTSNQVDQFGGYTGMKPADFVAYVHGIADKVGFNKDNILLGGDHLGPNAWQNENAEPAMEKALTLIKEYVKAGYQKIHLDASMFCADDEGDRHQPLADEIVASRAAAMAKVAEETHKEFRADQPAPVYIIGTEVPIPGGAQEEEETVIPTTPADAIKTIEVTKAAFEAEGLSEAWNRVYGVVVQPGVEFGDDQVFHYDREAAKGLSEEIMKQERFVYEAHSTDYQSESGLTKLVEDHFCILKVGPWLTFGYREALFALAMIEEEMLAPRGIETSKLREVIDSVMVEEPKYWKKYYPGDAVEQAYKRKYSFSDRSRYYWPNEKIQAAVAKLISNLKENPISLSLLSQYMPNQYYAVSEGLIENDVEQIIINRTQDVIGIYARACKMAK; translated from the coding sequence ATGAACGCTGTAGAAAAATATGTGCAGATTCTGGCTGATAACCGGGCCGGAAAAGGAACCGGAATCTATTCGGTCTGTTCCGCCCAGGCGACCGTGCTGGAGGCTTCCATGCTTCAGGCTAAAAAAGATGAATCCATCCTGCTGATCGAATCCACATCAAATCAGGTGGATCAGTTTGGCGGATACACCGGTATGAAACCGGCGGATTTTGTGGCTTATGTGCACGGTATTGCTGACAAGGTCGGGTTTAATAAAGACAATATCCTGCTGGGCGGCGACCATCTGGGGCCGAATGCGTGGCAGAATGAAAATGCCGAACCGGCCATGGAAAAGGCTCTTACCCTGATTAAGGAATATGTGAAGGCCGGATATCAGAAAATCCATCTCGATGCATCGATGTTCTGCGCGGACGACGAGGGCGACCGGCATCAGCCGCTGGCGGATGAGATTGTGGCCTCCCGTGCGGCGGCCATGGCTAAAGTTGCGGAGGAGACCCATAAGGAATTCCGCGCGGATCAGCCGGCTCCGGTTTACATTATCGGTACTGAGGTCCCGATTCCGGGCGGTGCCCAGGAGGAGGAAGAGACGGTTATACCGACTACACCGGCGGATGCGATCAAAACCATCGAAGTCACTAAAGCCGCATTTGAGGCTGAAGGGCTTTCCGAAGCCTGGAACCGGGTTTATGGCGTTGTGGTTCAGCCGGGGGTGGAATTCGGAGATGATCAGGTTTTCCATTATGACCGCGAAGCGGCCAAAGGTTTGAGCGAAGAGATCATGAAGCAGGAGCGTTTTGTCTATGAAGCGCACTCCACCGACTATCAGTCTGAAAGCGGTCTGACGAAACTGGTGGAGGACCATTTCTGCATTCTGAAAGTCGGTCCGTGGCTGACGTTCGGTTACCGTGAAGCACTTTTTGCACTGGCGATGATCGAAGAGGAAATGCTTGCACCGCGCGGGATTGAAACCTCGAAACTGCGTGAAGTGATTGACTCCGTCATGGTGGAAGAGCCGAAATACTGGAAGAAATATTATCCGGGTGATGCCGTAGAGCAGGCGTATAAGCGTAAATACAGCTTCTCCGACCGTTCGCGTTATTATTGGCCGAATGAAAAAATTCAGGCGGCGGTTGCAAAACTGATCTCTAATCTGAAGGAAAATCCGATTTCGCTGTCGCTGCTGAGTCAGTACATGCCGAACCAGTATTATGCGGTGTCGGAAGGCCTCATTGAAAACGATGTGGAGCAGATCATTATCAACCGTACGCAGGACGTTATCGGCATTTATGCGCGTGCCTGCAAGATGGCAAAATAG
- a CDS encoding phosphomannomutase/phosphoglucomutase — protein sequence MDTYFRLQNGSDVRGVALEGVDGEPVNLTPEIARTIGFAFAKWLEKKLDKTELRVAVGNDSRLSAEAIKTGVFQGLEKAGVACFDSGLSSTPAMFMSTVFENHGYDGSIMLTASHLPFNRNGLKFFTREGGLGKEDIKEILTIAAETGAFKPLENSHVHKINLMADYAAHLVKIIREGAGAEKPLEGLKIVVDAGNGAGGYFVDHVLQPLGADTEGSQFLEPDGSFPNHIPNPEDATAMEAIISAVKKNEADFGIIFDTDVDRAGAVDKNGKPINRNRFIALMAAIVLEEHPGSTIVTDSVTSTGLKWWIEEKLGGVHHRFKRGYKNVINEAVRLNASGTPSFLALETSGHGALKENYFLDDGAYQIAKILIKIARLKAAGAGTVDELIAELPEPAEAIEFRPQILVDDFSAYADRVLDTFSAFVEKQEGWSLTPNNFEGVHVTTADGWILARKSLHDPQIPINIESDVAGGAEPLKAAVCECLSAFDGLKF from the coding sequence ATGGATACCTATTTTAGATTGCAGAATGGCAGCGATGTGCGTGGAGTTGCCCTTGAGGGCGTTGACGGCGAACCGGTGAATCTGACGCCGGAGATCGCCCGGACGATCGGTTTTGCATTTGCAAAATGGCTGGAGAAGAAGCTGGATAAAACCGAATTGAGGGTTGCGGTAGGCAATGATTCCCGTCTTTCGGCGGAAGCGATTAAAACCGGAGTCTTCCAGGGCCTGGAAAAAGCGGGCGTTGCCTGTTTCGACAGTGGCCTTTCATCGACTCCGGCGATGTTTATGTCCACGGTTTTTGAAAATCACGGCTACGACGGATCCATCATGCTGACGGCCAGCCATCTTCCGTTCAACCGCAATGGGCTGAAATTTTTTACCCGTGAAGGCGGACTCGGCAAAGAGGATATTAAAGAGATTCTCACGATTGCGGCAGAGACCGGAGCATTTAAGCCGTTGGAAAATTCCCATGTTCATAAAATCAATCTGATGGCGGATTATGCGGCGCACCTGGTGAAGATTATCCGGGAAGGGGCCGGTGCTGAAAAACCGCTGGAGGGATTGAAAATCGTGGTGGATGCCGGTAACGGCGCGGGCGGTTATTTTGTGGATCATGTTCTTCAGCCTTTGGGGGCTGATACTGAAGGCAGTCAGTTTCTGGAACCTGACGGATCGTTTCCGAATCATATTCCGAATCCGGAAGATGCAACTGCGATGGAAGCGATTATTTCCGCTGTGAAAAAGAATGAAGCGGACTTCGGCATCATTTTTGATACCGATGTGGACCGTGCCGGTGCAGTGGACAAAAACGGAAAACCGATCAACCGGAACCGTTTTATTGCGCTGATGGCGGCGATTGTGCTCGAAGAGCATCCGGGTTCCACGATTGTGACGGATTCCGTGACGTCCACCGGTCTGAAATGGTGGATAGAGGAAAAACTGGGCGGGGTGCATCATCGTTTCAAACGCGGCTATAAAAATGTGATTAACGAGGCGGTTCGTCTGAATGCATCCGGGACTCCGAGTTTTCTGGCATTGGAAACCTCGGGTCACGGGGCGCTGAAGGAAAACTATTTTCTCGACGACGGTGCCTATCAGATCGCCAAAATTCTGATCAAAATCGCCAGACTCAAGGCGGCGGGTGCGGGCACCGTGGATGAACTGATTGCCGAACTGCCGGAACCGGCTGAAGCTATTGAGTTCCGTCCACAGATTCTGGTGGATGATTTTTCGGCTTATGCCGACAGGGTGCTGGACACCTTTAGCGCTTTTGTTGAAAAACAGGAGGGCTGGTCGCTGACGCCGAACAACTTTGAAGGTGTGCATGTCACGACGGCCGACGGCTGGATTCTTGCGCGTAAATCCCTTCATGATCCGCAGATTCCGATTAATATCGAATCGGATGTGGCGGGTGGAGCGGAGCCGCTCAAAGCGGCGGTGTGTGAATGTCTTTCGGCCTTCGACGGCCTGAAGTTCTGA
- a CDS encoding galactitol-1-phosphate 5-dehydrogenase, with translation MKAALRNGIKKVDVIEMEKPEPQANEVLIAVKSCGICGSDIVRIQEDNPKWDKIVLGHEFAGEIVAVGEGVEGWNVGDRASAAPLMPCMKCDKCAQGNYSLCKSYSFIGSRVQGAFGEFLRVPARNLVAIGDLSYDQAAFIEPITVCLHPILRLENLLGKDVVVTGAGTIGLLAIQIFKAMGCREIVASDISDGKLEMARAMGATIVCNPMKEPLEEVCERELEDGAHVVFESSGAAPAKISAINVAKGRGKILLVGTSHAPITFTGPEFERISRQELEVIGSWMNYSAPFPGAEWTTAVWMMEAGLINVDPLKTHTFPIEQIQDAYDVIYKNEELWAKVMINF, from the coding sequence ATGAAAGCTGCACTGCGTAACGGCATTAAAAAAGTCGACGTAATTGAAATGGAAAAACCCGAGCCGCAGGCGAACGAAGTTCTGATTGCGGTTAAATCCTGTGGAATCTGCGGGTCGGACATTGTCCGTATTCAGGAAGATAATCCGAAATGGGATAAAATTGTTCTGGGCCATGAATTTGCCGGTGAAATTGTTGCGGTCGGTGAAGGGGTCGAAGGCTGGAACGTGGGCGACCGGGCTTCGGCTGCGCCGCTGATGCCGTGTATGAAATGCGATAAATGTGCTCAGGGCAACTATTCGCTCTGTAAAAGCTACAGTTTCATCGGATCGCGCGTGCAGGGAGCCTTTGGTGAATTTCTCCGGGTACCTGCCCGGAACCTCGTTGCCATCGGGGATCTGTCGTATGATCAGGCTGCATTTATTGAGCCGATTACGGTCTGTCTGCATCCGATTCTGCGGCTGGAAAATCTGCTCGGTAAAGATGTGGTGGTCACCGGTGCCGGAACCATCGGCCTGCTGGCCATTCAGATTTTCAAGGCCATGGGCTGCCGTGAAATCGTTGCTTCGGATATTTCCGACGGCAAACTGGAAATGGCGCGTGCAATGGGGGCGACGATTGTCTGCAATCCGATGAAGGAGCCGCTGGAAGAGGTTTGTGAACGCGAACTGGAAGACGGTGCGCACGTGGTGTTCGAATCCTCCGGTGCGGCTCCGGCCAAGATCTCTGCCATCAATGTGGCAAAAGGCCGCGGAAAGATCCTTTTGGTCGGTACGTCCCATGCGCCGATCACTTTTACAGGACCTGAGTTTGAACGGATCAGCCGTCAGGAGCTGGAGGTTATCGGTTCGTGGATGAATTATTCTGCGCCGTTCCCCGGTGCAGAATGGACCACTGCCGTATGGATGATGGAAGCCGGGCTGATTAATGTTGATCCGCTGAAAACCCATACCTTCCCGATTGAGCAGATTCAGGATGCCTACGATGTCATTTATAAGAATGAAGAGCTGTGGGCGAAAGTGATGATCAACTTCTAA
- a CDS encoding DUF4982 domain-containing protein, which produces MGMNRRYFVGATVAMTASVGAMSSRKLSGFKMHESFNEGWKFHKGKAEGAETAAFDDSGWRSLDLPHDWAIEGPFDVKYNARSGGLPFHGTGWYRKTFNVPASAADKKVLITFDGAMYNAHVWVNGHFVGNRPYGYIEFQYDISKFLKFGAANVIAVRLQPEDLSTRWYPGAGIYRNVWLDYRNPVHVKQWGVTIETPEISDRIGKVAVRTELAGDVPEDQTLSVMHEVVSPSGKTVAQLELPGTVTGFQTMTVEKPKRWDLDTPNLYTLVTTVRKAGEEIDRVENRFGFRTLEFTKKEFRLNGRPVRIQGVCLHHDNGPLGAIVNRRADERKLQIMKKMGVNSIRTSHNPPSNELLDLCDEMGILVQDEAFDVWEIAKVPNGYNTFFAEWGERDLKDMIRRDRNHPSVFMWSIGNEILEQRDAKIGPEMAKKLNDWVKEMDTTRPTTCGFNWWPGPYETGMAAQVDIAGMNYKPLAYGDPVNEYLPNNPVVGSETSSCTSSRGVYHLPIEKYKTHESKQVTSYDIIGPPWAYPPDVEFHQLKLNPEVYGEYVWTGFDYLGEPTPYGGRDNSTNGYWNDDWPCRSSYFGAVDLCGFPKDRFYLYQSQWTQEPMVHVLPHWNWEESGHEMIPVMAYTNCEEAELFVNGVSQGRKVKGKDLTRLPVKFNRYEKDYFDSPYRLSWDVPYEPGSIRVVGYIGGKAVADKEIRTAGAPAKIRLIPDRTRLAADGSDLCYVTVRIEDAEGSLCPLADNTVKFSVEGAGTIAAVGNGNASTTAPFQANYREAFSGMCLLIVKAGKQSGKVRVIAESEGLQPDQVKLAIR; this is translated from the coding sequence ATGGGTATGAACAGACGGTATTTTGTGGGTGCAACTGTGGCAATGACGGCGTCGGTCGGGGCGATGTCTTCGCGTAAACTTTCCGGTTTTAAGATGCATGAGTCCTTCAACGAGGGGTGGAAATTTCATAAAGGCAAAGCTGAAGGGGCAGAAACTGCGGCATTTGATGATTCGGGGTGGCGCAGTCTCGATTTGCCGCACGATTGGGCGATTGAAGGACCTTTTGACGTAAAATATAATGCCCGCTCCGGCGGCTTGCCGTTTCATGGTACAGGCTGGTACCGGAAAACATTTAATGTGCCGGCGTCCGCTGCGGATAAGAAGGTCCTGATTACCTTTGATGGGGCGATGTATAATGCACATGTGTGGGTGAATGGACATTTTGTCGGTAACCGTCCGTATGGATACATTGAGTTTCAATACGACATTTCAAAATTTCTGAAGTTTGGTGCTGCGAATGTGATCGCGGTTCGTCTGCAACCTGAAGATTTGTCTACACGCTGGTATCCCGGTGCCGGTATTTACCGCAATGTGTGGCTGGATTATCGTAATCCCGTTCATGTGAAGCAATGGGGTGTAACGATTGAAACGCCGGAGATCAGCGATCGCATTGGAAAAGTCGCGGTTCGCACGGAACTCGCCGGCGATGTGCCGGAAGATCAGACGCTTTCGGTAATGCATGAGGTGGTCAGTCCCTCCGGTAAAACGGTGGCGCAGCTTGAACTTCCGGGAACAGTAACCGGTTTTCAGACGATGACGGTGGAAAAGCCGAAGCGCTGGGATCTTGATACGCCGAATCTGTATACACTGGTGACCACGGTCAGAAAAGCGGGTGAAGAGATTGATCGGGTTGAAAACCGTTTTGGTTTCCGGACGCTGGAATTCACCAAAAAGGAATTCAGGCTGAACGGTCGCCCGGTGCGGATTCAGGGCGTCTGTCTGCATCATGATAACGGCCCGCTGGGTGCGATCGTGAATCGGCGTGCGGATGAGCGGAAGCTTCAGATCATGAAGAAGATGGGGGTGAATTCGATCCGTACCAGCCATAATCCGCCATCGAACGAACTGCTGGACCTTTGCGATGAGATGGGCATTCTGGTTCAGGACGAGGCGTTCGATGTCTGGGAAATTGCAAAGGTACCCAATGGCTATAATACGTTTTTTGCGGAATGGGGTGAGCGGGATCTGAAGGATATGATCAGGCGGGACCGGAATCATCCTTCGGTTTTCATGTGGAGCATCGGTAATGAAATACTGGAACAGCGCGATGCGAAAATCGGCCCGGAAATGGCGAAAAAGCTGAATGACTGGGTGAAGGAAATGGATACCACGCGGCCGACGACCTGTGGATTCAACTGGTGGCCGGGACCTTATGAAACCGGTATGGCGGCGCAGGTTGATATTGCCGGAATGAATTATAAACCGCTGGCTTACGGTGATCCGGTAAATGAATATCTGCCGAATAATCCCGTGGTTGGTTCTGAAACGTCTTCGTGTACGAGCAGTCGAGGCGTCTATCATCTTCCGATTGAAAAATATAAGACGCATGAATCAAAACAGGTTACCAGTTACGACATTATCGGCCCGCCGTGGGCGTATCCGCCGGATGTGGAATTCCACCAGTTGAAGCTGAATCCGGAAGTTTACGGGGAATATGTCTGGACGGGGTTTGATTATCTGGGAGAGCCGACTCCGTATGGCGGCCGGGATAACAGTACGAATGGGTATTGGAATGATGACTGGCCGTGCCGGAGCTCCTATTTCGGGGCGGTGGATCTCTGCGGTTTTCCGAAAGACCGGTTTTATCTCTATCAGAGTCAGTGGACGCAGGAACCGATGGTGCATGTGCTGCCGCACTGGAACTGGGAGGAGTCCGGGCATGAAATGATTCCGGTAATGGCCTATACGAATTGCGAAGAGGCTGAGCTGTTCGTAAACGGAGTGTCGCAGGGTCGGAAAGTGAAAGGCAAAGATCTGACGCGTCTGCCGGTGAAATTCAACCGGTATGAAAAAGATTATTTTGATTCGCCGTATCGCCTCTCCTGGGATGTTCCCTATGAACCCGGTTCGATCCGGGTGGTGGGTTATATCGGAGGAAAAGCAGTTGCCGATAAGGAAATCAGAACGGCCGGAGCACCGGCGAAAATCAGATTGATTCCGGACCGAACCAGATTGGCTGCAGACGGTTCTGATCTCTGTTATGTGACAGTCCGCATTGAAGATGCGGAAGGTAGCTTGTGTCCGTTGGCGGACAATACTGTGAAGTTCAGTGTGGAGGGTGCGGGAACCATTGCCGCGGTAGGAAACGGAAATGCTTCAACAACCGCTCCGTTTCAGGCGAATTACCGAGAGGCCTTCAGCGGGATGTGTCTGCTGATTGTAAAAGCCGGAAAACAGAGTGGAAAAGTCCGGGTAATCGCGGAATCGGAGGGGCTGCAGCCGGATCAGGTGAAACTGGCCATAAGATGA
- a CDS encoding histidine phosphatase family protein gives MTVYFIRHAQSEANLKDILASRQDFPLTEKGRADAETIAAEFREIAELDRVVSSSLLRAQQTAEPIAKAFGVEVETDERLIEQELGVFSGMTYAELEDRPDYMHERSKRWNWVPEGGGESYEMIAERLEPFFQSLDPMKSECVLFVTHAVTMRLIKAHLEQTLPEYPREIARNGEIWKTEFVGFGKKHQVESIFLGGSKAAVSRA, from the coding sequence ATGACTGTTTATTTTATACGGCACGCACAGAGTGAGGCCAATCTGAAGGATATTCTGGCGTCCCGCCAGGATTTTCCGCTTACGGAAAAGGGCCGGGCGGATGCGGAGACGATTGCTGCAGAGTTCCGGGAAATCGCCGAACTCGACCGGGTGGTCAGTTCGTCGCTGTTGCGTGCGCAGCAGACTGCGGAACCGATTGCCAAAGCGTTCGGGGTGGAGGTTGAAACCGATGAACGGCTCATCGAGCAGGAGCTGGGTGTTTTTTCCGGAATGACCTATGCGGAACTCGAAGACCGGCCGGATTATATGCATGAGCGTTCAAAGCGCTGGAACTGGGTTCCGGAGGGCGGCGGCGAGTCCTATGAAATGATCGCTGAACGGCTGGAGCCTTTTTTTCAATCTCTGGATCCGATGAAGAGCGAGTGTGTTCTTTTTGTGACGCATGCAGTGACCATGCGGCTGATTAAAGCGCACCTGGAACAGACATTGCCGGAGTATCCCCGCGAAATCGCCAGAAACGGTGAAATCTGGAAGACCGAATTTGTCGGCTTCGGAAAAAAACATCAGGTGGAATCCATTTTTTTAGGCGGCAGTAAAGCCGCCGTATCACGAGCATAA
- a CDS encoding L-fucose mutarotase — translation MLKGIDPIISPELLKILAEMGHGDEIVLSDAHFPGHTFCPKNVLRGDGLQIPDLLEGIIPLFELDSYDDPLIMMAAVEGDELDPQVEADYMAAIRKAAPDAPAPKRIGRFEFYDRAEKAFACVVTGTTAKYGNIILKKGVTPTA, via the coding sequence ATGCTTAAAGGAATTGATCCGATTATCAGCCCCGAACTGTTGAAAATTCTCGCCGAAATGGGGCACGGCGACGAAATCGTTCTGTCGGATGCGCATTTTCCGGGGCACACATTCTGTCCGAAAAATGTACTGCGTGGCGACGGACTGCAGATTCCGGATCTTCTTGAGGGGATTATTCCGCTCTTCGAACTCGACAGCTATGACGATCCGCTGATTATGATGGCGGCGGTTGAAGGTGACGAGCTCGACCCGCAGGTGGAAGCGGATTACATGGCGGCCATCAGAAAAGCCGCTCCGGATGCGCCGGCGCCGAAACGTATCGGCCGGTTCGAGTTTTACGATCGTGCGGAAAAGGCCTTCGCCTGCGTGGTTACCGGTACAACGGCGAAATACGGCAATATTATCCTGAAAAAAGGGGTAACACCGACCGCCTAG